Proteins encoded in a region of the Leishmania panamensis strain MHOM/PA/94/PSC-1 chromosome 15 sequence genome:
- a CDS encoding heat shock protein HslVU, ATPase subunit HslU, putative (TriTrypDB/GeneDB-style sysID: LpmP.15.0090), producing the protein MRPRELMKELDRYIVGQSEAKKAVSVALRNRWRRHQVPSDIREEIAPKNILMIGPTGVGKTEIARRLAKLVDAPFVKVEATKFTEVGFHGRDVESIIEDLYKASLSQTKQNIRRQHEEEAKVKAEDRILKSLAGVSDGFREHLRSGALDDIEVMVELQEKKEKPKTASGEGVFISLDIPSMMGGQRQQTVKKVMKIKDAFPAVLQEELDKMMDTEDVTAEALRACEEDGIVVIDEIDKIVTAAGGYKGHQASAEGVQQDLLPLVEGTTVSTKFNVQVRTDKILFICSGAFHSVKPSDMLAELQGRLPIRVELQQLSKEDFHRIITEPRFNLIAQHKAMMATEGVDLIFEDDALWEIASIAAYINSTVQNIGARRLITITEKVVEEISFEGPERKSEKFVIDAAYVKRAVDKMIKKVDIKKFIL; encoded by the coding sequence ATGCGCCCACGCGAGTTGATGAAGGAGTTGGACCGCTATATTGTGGGCCAGAGCGAGGCCAAGAAGGCTGtgtcggtggcgctgcgcaatcgctggcgccgccaccaggTGCCGAGCGACATTCGTGAGGAGATTGCGCCCAAGAACATTTTGATGATTGGCCCAACCGGCGTGGGCAAGACAGAGATCGCCCGCCGCCTCGCGAAGCTCGTAGATGCCCCGTTTGTCAAGGTAGAGGCCACCAAGTTCACGGAGGTTGGCTTCCACGGCCGCGATGTGGAGAGCATCATCGAGGACCTCTACAAGGCCTCCTTGTCGCAGACAAAGCAGAACATCCGTCGCCAGcatgaggaagaggcgaaaGTGAAGGCGGAGGACCGTATTCTCAAGTCCTTGGCCGGTGTGTCGGACGGCTTTCGCGAgcacctgcgcagcggcgcgctggACGACATCGAGGTCATGGTTGAGctgcaagagaagaaagagaagcccAAGACAGCGAGCGGCGAAGGCGTCTTTATCTCCCTCGACATCCCCTCCATGATGGGtgggcagcgccagcagacgGTGAAGAAAGTGATGAAAATCAAGGACGCCTTCCCAGCTGTGttgcaggaggagctggacaAGATGATGGACACCGAGGACGTTAcggccgaggcgctgcgcgcctGTGAGGAGGACGGCATCGTCGTCATTGACGAGATTGACAAGATTGTGACGGCGGCAGGTGGGTACAAGGGACACCAGGCCTCCGCCGAAGGCGTCCAGCAGGATCTGCTGCCGTTGGTAGAGGGCACAACAGTGTCGACCAAGTTTAACGTGCAGGTGAGGACGGATAAGATCCTGTTCATATGCAGTGGCGCCTTCCACAGCGTTAAGCCGTCCGACATGCTGGCCGAGCTGCAGGGCCGGCTGCCCATCCGTGTCGAGCTCCAACAGCTGAGCAAGGAGGACTTTCACCGCATCATTACGGAGCCCCGCTTCAACCTTATCGCACAACACAAGGCAATGATGGCCACTGAGGGCGTCGATCTCATCTTTGAAGACGATGCGCTCTGGGAGATTGCTAGCATCGCCGCATACATCAACTCGACGGTGCAGAACATCGGCGCGCGCCGTCTCATCACCATCACGGAGAAGGTTGTGGAGGAGATCAGCTTCGAGGGGCCGGAGCGGAAGAGCGAGAAGTTCGTCATTGACGCTGCCTACGTGAAGAGAGCCGTGGACAAGATGATCAAGAAGGTGGACATCAAGAAGTTCATCTTGTAA
- a CDS encoding hypothetical protein (TriTrypDB/GeneDB-style sysID: LpmP.15.0100), with product MQSCAVIGCGPAGMVASTVLRQSGLLVTCFDVAPEPGGIWASNARDIFSSRGCVSPIYPSMRCVLPKELMAFSDVRFDYAVAQFPHHTAVQHYMHRYAAQKGVRGLTRFNTKVESARFDQVGRMWKIISVNVVNGDVMEWSFDKVCVCTGQTQEARFPAGMQETLERYLHEGGEVHHAAHVKDFRAFHGKRVVVVGNGVSAYDYCIELKRMGAEVYHSITPQALFSASCGPQAGFACSSLTAALWKGTAASNRRRGRTSKEVSDVRVATDAVTRLAGLAARLPWLRNDVHLASDVVRKWLRYRSTRLEAIPSVGLPLDNDGRGLRFAADPLARRSTADVVAVAKECVGHHDVSPRTPSAEVFIDDVDAVICATGYTRRYPFMHPDVRRVLEEDQPLLTSSTSWPPSSISSDAASGPPATSRHGLYLGTLWSAEPSLALVGYQKGLLPPFLLFEAQSRFIAYAFTQRVPLPEGAEAMRAKEDALVMANPALADLYSADGAGLHSAVYFNVLQHELGVSSRDTYTAKVIQRHKWLLRSTLVRIYHKCRSMAPLKRKEQHLLFSNRI from the coding sequence ATGCAGTCGTGCGCGGTGATTGGCTGTGGCCCAGCTGGAATGGTAGCCAGCACAGTACTGCGGCAGAGCGGGTTACTTGTCACGTGCTTCGATGTTGCCCCCGAGCCGGGAGGCATCTGGGCGAGCAATGCACGCGACATCTTCTCCAGCCGCGGGTGCGTCTCGCCGATTTATCCGTCTATGCGCTGCGTACTCCCAAAGGAGTTGATGGCTTTCAGTGACGTTCGCTTCGACTACGCCGTCGCGCAGTTCCCACACCAcacggcagtgcagcactACATGCACCGGTACGCCGCGCAGAAGGGCGTGCGTGGTCTCACGCGGTTTAATACGAAGGTGGAATCCGCGCGCTTCGACCAGGTAGGCCGCATGTGGAAGATCATATCTGTGAACGTCGTGAACGGGGATGTCATGGAGTGGTCCTTCGATAAGGTTTGCGTGTGCACCGGGCAGACGCAGGAGGCTCGCTTCCCTGCCGGGATGCAGGAGACACTCGAGAGGTATCTCCACGAGGGCGGTGAGGTGCACCACGCCGCGCACGTGAAGGACTTCCGCGCGTTTCACGGGAAGcgcgtcgttgtcgttgGCAACGGCGTCTCCGCTTACGACTACTGTATCGAGCTAAAGCGGATGGGGGCAGAGGTCTACCACAGCATCACTCCGCAagccctcttctccgcttcaTGTGGCCCTCAGGCAGGCTTTGCGTGCTCCTCGCTCACCGCCGCGCTCTGGAAGGGTACGGCAGCATCGAACCGGAGGCGTGGACGGACGTCAAAAGAGGTGTCGGATGTACGGGTGGCCACCGACGCTGTCACGCGCCTCGCCGGCCTCGCAGCTCGCCTTCCGTGGCTGCGCAACGACGTGCACTTGGCGAGCGATGTGGTGCGCAAGTGGTTGCGGTACCGCAGTACGCGACTCGAGGCCATCCCGTCGGTGGGGCTACCGCTTGACAACGACGGGCGCGGGCTGCGCTTTGCCGCCGATCCATTGGCGCGGCGGAGCACAGCGGACGTCGTCGCAGTGGCGAAAGAGTGCGTCGGCCACCACGATGTGTCGCCGCGTACGCCGTCTGCGGAGGTGTTCATCGACGACGTGGACGCTGTTATCTGCGCCACAGGTTACACCCGTCGATATCCTTTTATGCACCCCGACGTGCGCcgcgtgctggaggaggatCAGCCACTTCTCACCTCGTCTACTTCATGGCCTCCATCAAGCATCTCGAGCGACGCGGCCAGCGGACCGCCGGCTACCAGCCGCCATGGACTGTACCTGGGCACCCTCTGGTCTGCCGAGCCGTCGTTGGCGCTGGTGGGCTATCAAAAGGGGCTGCtgcctccttttctgctgTTTGAGGCACAGTCACGCTTCATCGCGTACGCTTTCACTCAGCGTGTACCGCTCCCCGAGGGGGCGGAGGCAATGCGGGCGAAGGAGGATGCGTTAGTAATGGCAAATCCCGCCCTGGCGGACCTCTACAGCGCGGACGGTGCGGGGTTGCACTCGGCGGTGTACTTCAACGTCCTCCAGCACGAACTGGGGGTGAGCTCCCGCGATACGTACACTGCCAAGGTAATCCAGCGACATAAGTGGTTACTGCGGTCCACGCTGGTGCGCATCTACCACAAGTGCCGCTCCATGGCGCCCCTCAAGCGCAaagagcagcacctgctctTCAGTAACAGGATTTAG
- a CDS encoding hypothetical protein (TriTrypDB/GeneDB-style sysID: LpmP.15.0110), translated as MKASSAAVAATPIRGAAEGKAAVATETVSSSSLSLLQYGASLYEAHAHLPDEAEVQLPLTRYADYLHHCGFSMEQESKTAASPVPAAAAVLGHAKPNSKTKTPLEERRCTGVEVDTPYDPVEIAGWGLPEALRCDADLRCNAVGSLSDATEWSTIAEQLVTPFMTPTWRQTATQCSIKKARCVYMWLCSHMTLQVSVPGTVGKAVEDSGPASTGSQPSSQRTAPLARSSTQPARKVKEVLTMLEPAAPPHPLAVALQTRRAPAPVLAEVYMRMLTSIGISCEVVDGQLKGAAPEEAFEWSWNIVTVEGKQYLVDVSAALSKGVLRPSAPPSDASSLSGVSLDAGKALRGGSVAARGKAAAPPPPSSLEEPWNGSVRLLPVTPERLRRDFFFFAYPTSFLASHLPANPAKALVQTAMKVAQWRVQPRLTPAFYHYRLQLASHKTHSAFVAKESPSYVSFVNHYSSDTELCGVLYMGTLRTLPEDLSQTTPLGAEWVWHQREESTNTDTFTLTVPQAGYYVLVVGARPIRVDPYSAVITVVGETAFTPVTSYDMRVCFTPSSSPMLPRQYLSPSVCRLISPLCSQLSPGRHTFCVMPSCSNVIAVAVVKCITAAAARELLSFLSFQPCSATFEGAVDVRIGDGVEVWVLYGAPDRNGQELSQRVPAAAPPKVEVRPYTSSSLTAKSKATNKRKTEASAEQQRATAAEAQFAHLSQALHRGEVFQRYVGGIEVRYFVSPAVATLIQPQPTVKQEQSITLRRLAGVTSALLCEAAETVQHQPAPVGRYFAAAAATAASNS; from the coding sequence ATGAAGGcgtccagcgccgctgtggcagcgacgccgatAAGAGGGGCTGCAGAGGGCAAGGCAGCCGTCGCCACGGAGACTGTTTCTTCATcgtccctttccctccttcaaTATGGCGCCTCGCTCTACGAAGCCCATGCGCACCTGCCCGACGAGgccgaggtgcagctgcctctCACTCGCTACGCTGACTACCTGCACCATTGCGGCTTTAGCATGGAGCAGGAAAGCAAGACCGCGGCTTCCCCcgtgccggcggcggcggccgtgcTGGGCCACGCCAAGCCAAATTCCAAGACGAAGACACCACTAGAAGAACGTCGGTGCacgggggtggaggtggacacCCCTTACGATCCCGTCGAAATTGCGGGCTGGGGTCTGCCAGAGGCCCTGCGGTGCGACGCGGACCTGCGCTGCAACGCTGTGGGGTCGCTGAGCGACGCAACGGAGTGGTCAACCATCGCAGAGCAGCTGGTGACCCCTTTTATGACTCCCACGTGGCGGCAGACGGCTACGCAATGCTCCATCAAGAAGGCGCGGTGTGTGTACATGTGGCTGTGCTCGCACATGACACTGCAGGTGAGTGTGCCAGGGACTGTAGGGAAAGCCGTCGAAGACAGCGGACCAGCCTCGACCGGCAGTCAACCATCCTCGCAGCGGACGGCACCGTTAGCGCGCAGCTCAACCCAGCCGGCGCGCAAGGTAAAGGAAGTGCTGACAATGCTAgagcctgctgctccccctcATCCATTGGCAGTGGCCCTACAGACGCGacgcgcgccagcaccgGTCCTGGCCGAGGTGTACATGCGCATGCTGACCAGCATCGGGATCTCATGCGAAGTTGTGGATGGCCAATTGAAAGGCGCGGCGCCGGAGGAGGCGTTTGAGTGGAGTTGGAACATTGTGACAGTGGAGGGGAAACAGTACCTTGTGGACGTGTCGGCTGCCTTGTCGAAGGGGGTGCTGCGCCCCTCAGCACCCCCTTCCGATGCGTCGTCGTTGTCAGGCGTGTCACTGGATGCGGGTAAGGCGTTGCGGGGGGGAAGCGTAGCGGCTCGGGGCAAGGCAgctgccccgccgccgccgtcgtcgctggaGGAGCCGTGGAATGGGTCAGTTCGGCTGCTACCCGTAACCCCAGAGAGGCTGCGGCGGgattttttcttcttcgcttaCCCCACATCCTTCCTCGCATCTCACCTCCCTGCAAACCCCGCGAAGGCGCTCGTGCAGACAGCCATGAAGGTAGCACAATGGCGTGTACAGCCGCGCCTCACCCCCGCCTTCTACCACTATAGGCTGCAGCTGGCTTCTCACAAGACGCACAGCGCCTTCGTCGCCAAGGAGTCACCGTCGTACGTGTCATTTGTGAATCACTACTCCAGCGACACGGAGTTGTGCGGTGTACTGTACATGGGCACGCTGCGGACCCTTCCTGAGGATCTCTCGCAGACAACACCACTAGGTGCAGAGTGGGTATGGCACCAGCGTGAAGAGAGCACCAATACCGACACCTTTACCCTCACCGTCCCACAGGCGGGCTATTATGTGCTGGTTGTTGGAGCGCGGCCAATTCGTGTCGATCCATACAGTGCCGTGATTACCGTTGTTGGAGAGACGGCGTTCACGCCGGTGACCTCGTACGATATGCGCGTCTGTTTCACGCCGAGCAGCTCCCcgatgctgccgcgccaGTACCTGTCGCCATCTGTCTGCCGCCTCATCTCTCCGCTGTGCTCTCAGCTCTCACCGGGACGGCACACCTTCTGTGTAATGCCGTCGTGCAGCAATGTTATTGCGGTCGCTGTCGTGAAGTGCAtcactgcggctgccgcccgCGAACTTCTTTCATTTTTGTCCTTTCAgccctgcagcgccaccttTGAGGGTGCCGTGGATGTGCGCATCGGGGACGGCGTGGAGGTGTGGGTGCTATACGGCGCACCGGATCGCAACGGACAGGAGCTAAGCCAGCGAGttccagctgcagcaccaccaaagGTGGAAGTGAGACCTTACACATCGTCCTCCTTGACTGCGAAGTCCAAGGCAACAAACAAGAGGAAGACGGAGGCCTcggctgagcagcagcgggccaccgcagcggaggcCCAGTTTGCCCACCTCtcgcaggcgctgcacaGGGGCGAGGTGTTTCAGCGCTACGTCGGCGGTATCGAGGTGCGTTATTTTGTTTCCCCGGCCGTAGCAACTCTCATTCAGCCTCAGCCGACGGTGAAGCAAGAGCAGAGTATCACGCTGCGCCGACTGGCCGGTGTGAcgagtgcgctgctgtgcgaagcagcggagacggTGCAACACCAGCCAGCTCCCGTCGGCAGGtactttgctgctgctgctgcgaccgCTGCATCGAATTCATAA
- a CDS encoding mitochondrial carrier protein, putative (TriTrypDB/GeneDB-style sysID: LpmP.15.0120) yields MTSTSPAEGNSLVSVFAGGFAGVCSTCVTNPLDTIRVRLSSDRAATGKSHKSLLITARELFHEGLFHAFSRGLGANIMASMPSNAVYLPTYRFLKNELADSGMSEHVRPMVCAFGAVTATNLTLAPLFLIRTRVQVDDRLSIHQVFKDVMRRDGIRGLYRGTITNIAGRFVEEGCFWTVYELLKRVTHEGSFGERSFWWSSAAMVSLTMMAKLVAVGIAYPYNVVMNHLRTVNKVTGEHDYVRVMPTVRHIYEADGFLGFYKGLAPQILRSVISKATQIYAFELVLFTYAQMHHRKPLPVPVVRIIDPAAESDESTME; encoded by the coding sequence ATGACATCTACGTCGCCCGCAGAAGGGAACAGCCTGGTTTCCGTCTTCGCTGGCGGGTTCGCCGGTGTCTGCTCGACGTGCGTCACGAACCCGCTCGACACGATTCGCGTGCGGTTGTCATCCGATCGCGCTGCCACAGGCAAGTCCCATAAGAGCCTGCTGATCACAGCGCGCGAACTCTTTCATGAGGGCCTCTTCCACGCCTTCAGCCGTGGTCTCGGCGCCAACATCATGGCCTCCATGCCATCCAACGCCGTCTACCTTCCCACGTATCGCTTTCTCAAGAATGAGCTCGCCGATTCAGGGATGAGCGAGCATGTGCGACCGATGGTCTGCGCTTTTGGCGCTGTCACAGCCACCAATCTGACCCTCGCCCCGCTGTTTCTCATTCGGACCCGGGTGCAGGTAGACGACAGACTCAGCATCCACCAGGTGTTTAAGGATGTCATGCGCCGCGACGGAATACGAGGGCTTTACCGCGGCACCATCACCAACATAGCCGGCCGCTTTGTAGAAGAGGGGTGTTTCTGGACTGTGTATGAGCTGCTCAAGCGTGTGACGCATGAAGGCAGCTTTGGCGAGCGGAGCTTCTGGTGGtcctcagcagcgatggtgtCCTTGACGATGATGGCGAAGCTGGTGGCAGTCGGCATTGCGTATCCGTACAACGTCGTCATGAACCACCTGCGCACGGTGAACAAGGTGACGGGAGAGCACGACTACGTGCGGGTGATGCCAACAGTGCGCCACATTTATGAGGCCGACGGCTTCCTCGGCTTCTACAAGGGGTTGGCCCCTCAGATTCTACGTAGCGTGATTAGCAAGGCGACACAAATATATGCATTCGAGCTGGTGCTCTTCACCTATGCACAGATGCACCACCGCAAGCCACTTCCAGTCCCGGTGGTACGTATCATCGACCCCGCTGCTGAGTCCGATGAATCGACGATGGAGTAG
- a CDS encoding ATP-dependent RNA helicase, putative (TriTrypDB/GeneDB-style sysID: LpmP.15.0130): MPLEDGDEYAPRRTAGDAGAAAVIEGSEQTQEKVMWLELGLCKALIRAVSHLGYIAPTPVQAKAIPAVLRGVDVCARAVTGSGKTAAFLLPLAHLLLTRQPQKATMMNSRRRFIRAVVLLPTRELGVQCQEMLRQLLQFTSGLTVALAIGGVAPAAQVAALDAAPDILVATPGRLVDYIHNYKDGAGLDLTGVEVLVLDECDKMLTVTLQDQVLDILQHVPEETRQMLMFSATMTKDVDEFAREHLFKPLNIDIGHIALQSKLRQQFVRIRITPETPTPTADDVDAATATTAAAAAKGSETPREKRLRQKRRRAERASADDEDMQNGAATAESEQEHIAKVKTRYLVALCHNYLKDKTIIFCRYRTTTHRLTLVFKALGLSVAEVQGNQLQEERFQAFEKFARSEVRYLITTDVASRGLDIQGVATVLNYDLPPTLTAYIHRVGRTARIGQTGTAVSLVHEVEDADIMRKILSVSGAINDHQVATVKRRDVPDALLAKATKDVDSVFPQVRAQLAAEQLEEKISQAERRYGATKDGFLSEVTTKAKREWCLSREERKKRDEEARRLYEKEAEVTINHFQNELSNLAREETEILQRQRKVRRLERDKKTCEEGKVKARARELRMKSEKKIQAGVVKKLKQRKIRQASKERRAAARAQKGVAPYKHGDGKQRNKKSRHKRRMKKH, encoded by the coding sequence ATGCCGTTggaggacggcgacgagTATGCACCGAGGCGCACTGCTGGGgatgctggtgctgctgccgtcatcGAGGGCAGTGAGCAGACGCAGGAGAAGGTCATGTGGCTGGAGCTAGGGCTGTGCAAAGCACTGATCCGCGCTGTGTCGCACCTCGGCTACATTGCACCCACACCAGTGCAGGCGAAGGCCATTCCTGCGGTACTGCGAGGAGTcgacgtgtgtgcgcgagcCGTCACGGGATCCGGCAAGACTGCCGCCTTCTTGCTACCGCTAGCGCACCTACTCCTCACGCGGCAACCGCAGAAGGCAACGATGATGAACAGTCGACGCCGCTTTATCCGCGCTGTTGTGCTGTTGCCCACACGGGAGCTCGGTGTGCAGTGCCAGGAGATGCTAAGGCAGCTCCTCCAGTTCACGTCAGGgctgacggtggcgctggccatcggcggcgtcgcgcctgcggcgcaggtggcCGCGCTGGATGCCGCGCCCGATATACTGGTGGCTACTCCTGGCCGGCTTGTGGATTACATCCACAACTACAAGGACGGCGCCGGTCTCGACCTAAccggggtggaggtgctggtgctggatGAGTGCGACAAGATGCTGACGGTCACTTTGCAAGATCAGGTGTTAGATATTCTGCAGCACGTACCGGAAGAGACGCGCCAGATGCTCATGTTCTCTGCCACCATGACGAAGGATGTGGACGAGTTTGCCAGAGAGCATCTCTTCAAACCCCTTAACATCGACATCGGCCACATCGCCTTGCAGTCGAAGCTCCGGCAGCAGTTTGTGCGCATCCGCATCACCCCCGAGACGCCAACGCCCACTGCCGACGATGTcgatgccgccaccgccaccaccgcagcagccgcagcgaagGGCAGTGAGACACCGCGGGAAAAACGACTGCGCCAGAAGCGGCGTCGGGCAGAGCGGGCGTCAGCTGACGACGAGGATATGCAGAacggcgctgccacggccGAAAGCGAGCAGGAGCATATCGCCAAGGTCAAGACACGCTACCTCGTTGCTCTCTGCCACAACTACCTAAAAGACAAGACGATCATCTTCTGTCGCtaccgcaccaccacgcatCGACTGACCCTCGTTTTCAAGGCATTGGGGTTGTCTGTCGCGGAGGTACAGGGCAACCAGCTGCAGGAAGAACGTTTTCAGGCCTTCGAGAAGTTTGCTCGCAGCGAGGTACGGTACCTGATCACCACGGATGTGGCGTCGCGCGGGCTTGACATTCAAGGAGTGGCCACGGTGCTCAACTACGACTTGCCACCCACCCTCACGGCTTACATCCACCGCGTGGGGCGCACCGCACGCATTGGGCAGACCGGCACCGCGGTGTCTCTCGTGCACGAGGTCGAGGACGCCGATATCATGCGCAAGATCCTCTCGGTGAGCGGCGCTATCAATGACCATCAGGTGGCGACTGTGAAGCGCCGCGATGTGCCGGATGCACTACTGGCCAAGGCGACCAAAGACGTCGACAGCGTCTTTCCGCAGGTGCgagcgcagctggcggccGAGCAACTGGAGGAGAAGATCTCCCAGGCTGAGAGGCGCTACGGCGCCACCAAAGATGGCTTCCTCAGCGAGGTGACAACAAAGGCGAAGCGCGAGTGGTGCCTCAGCCGCGAGGAGCGCAAGAagcgcgacgaggaggcgcgtcGTCTGTAcgagaaggaggcggaggtgacgaTCAACCACTTTCAGAATGAGTTGTCAAACCTGGCGCGAGAGGAGACGGAGATTCTGCAGCGTCAACGAAAGGTGCGCCGCTTGGAGCGGGACAAGAAGACGTGCGAGGAGGGCAAGGTCAAGGCCCGTGCGCGTGAGTTGCGCATGAAGAGTGAGAAGAAAATCCAAGCCGGTGTCGTGAAGAAACTCAAGCAGCGAAAGATCCGCCAGGCTTCCAAGGAGCGGCGtgccgcggcgcgcgcgcagaaGGGCGTTGCGCCCTACAAGCACGGAGACGGTAAACAGCGCAACAAGAAGTCCCGTCATAAGAGGCGCATGAAGAAGCACTGA